From Parasphaerochaeta coccoides DSM 17374, a single genomic window includes:
- a CDS encoding sugar phosphate isomerase/epimerase family protein, whose amino-acid sequence MSRLITLASGQFGDLSLEKLCVLARKMGYEGLELATHAHFNVQKALSDSSYIPYVKKVLSDNGLECRAISAHLTGQCVGDLYDERLDNFAPSRLAGKPREIREWAIGEMKDTARAAALFGVKVVTGFTGSPIWARWYSYPQTSEAMIEHGFQLIKELWTPIFDVFDEQGVLFALEVHPTEIAFDYYTTRRLLSVFDRRPALGLNFDPSHLVWQGVNEVTFARDFADRIYHVHMKDVKMNKHENAGILGSFLPFGDSRRAWNFVSVGHGDVDFDGIIRVLNEAGYAGPLSVEWEDSGMEREFGATESCAYVKKINFEPSSIAFDAALMTK is encoded by the coding sequence ATGTCACGATTAATAACATTGGCATCCGGTCAATTTGGAGATCTTTCTCTTGAGAAACTCTGTGTCTTGGCTCGTAAGATGGGGTATGAAGGACTTGAGTTGGCAACGCATGCTCATTTCAATGTTCAAAAAGCTCTTTCGGATTCTTCCTACATCCCTTATGTGAAGAAAGTTTTGTCAGATAACGGGCTGGAGTGCCGGGCAATTTCCGCGCACCTGACCGGGCAATGTGTCGGCGACCTGTACGATGAACGCCTTGATAATTTTGCTCCGTCCCGCCTTGCCGGAAAGCCACGGGAAATCCGTGAATGGGCCATCGGGGAAATGAAGGACACGGCACGGGCGGCGGCTCTTTTCGGGGTGAAGGTGGTCACGGGGTTCACCGGGTCTCCCATCTGGGCGCGATGGTATTCATATCCGCAGACATCAGAGGCAATGATTGAACATGGTTTCCAGCTCATAAAAGAACTGTGGACGCCTATCTTTGATGTGTTTGATGAGCAAGGCGTTCTGTTTGCCCTTGAAGTGCATCCAACGGAGATAGCTTTTGACTATTATACGACACGGAGGCTTCTTTCTGTCTTTGACAGACGTCCCGCGTTGGGGTTGAATTTTGATCCCAGCCATTTGGTATGGCAGGGTGTGAACGAGGTCACGTTCGCCAGGGATTTTGCCGACCGCATCTATCATGTCCATATGAAGGATGTGAAGATGAACAAGCATGAGAATGCTGGCATACTTGGTTCATTCCTACCGTTCGGAGACAGCCGGAGAGCATGGAATTTTGTTTCGGTCGGGCATGGCGATGTTGATTTTGATGGTATCATCCGTGTTTTGAACGAGGCAGGATATGCAGGGCCTTTGTCGGTGGAATGGGAAGATTCCGGCATGGAACGGGAATTTGGCGCGACGGAAAGTTGTGCGTATGTGAAAAAAATCAACTTTGAACCATCATCAATCGCGTTCGATGCTGCGCTGATGACAAAATGA